One segment of Streptomyces bathyalis DNA contains the following:
- a CDS encoding MFS transporter, translated as MNQLPSGRRSLRPLAGVLAATGLSLTGTRISVIALPWFVLVTTGSATQTGLVAFCEMGPYVLVKAFIGPLVDRSGPRVVSWSTDLVSATAAMTIPVLHAADLLSFWLLMLLVAVIGAARAPGDLAKEVMVPEAADRGSVPLERATGLSGVMERLAFTLGPAAGGSLVAFLGPMTALVVNALCFGLGSVVISLVVPRSIGRTAEVPGHGPDAPGYWQRLGEGMRFLRRDPLLLTITAMIAVTNLLDTAFSTVLLPVWAKESGNGPAAIGLTGTAWGLSAVAASLTAAGLAHRLNRRLVFFAGFTLAGAPRFLILAADVPMWVVIAVFVASGFGAGFLNPILGAILYERIPRQLLGRVRGLGTSLAWMGIPLGGLVAGAVVSSAGLVPALAAAGVAYFLTTNLTGLRPEWRQMKRPPANAPEAGIPRPNDHAPT; from the coding sequence ATGAATCAACTCCCCTCCGGAAGACGGTCGCTGCGACCCCTGGCCGGCGTGCTCGCCGCGACCGGACTGTCGCTCACCGGCACCCGCATCTCGGTCATCGCCCTGCCCTGGTTCGTGCTCGTCACGACGGGCAGCGCGACGCAGACCGGCCTCGTGGCCTTCTGCGAAATGGGCCCGTACGTGCTGGTCAAGGCGTTCATCGGGCCGTTGGTGGACCGAAGCGGCCCTCGCGTCGTCTCCTGGTCCACGGACCTGGTGAGTGCGACGGCAGCCATGACGATCCCCGTTCTGCACGCCGCGGATCTGCTCTCCTTCTGGCTGCTGATGCTCCTCGTCGCCGTCATCGGCGCCGCCCGCGCTCCCGGCGATCTGGCGAAGGAGGTCATGGTTCCGGAAGCCGCGGACCGCGGCAGTGTCCCGCTGGAGCGGGCCACCGGGCTCAGCGGCGTCATGGAACGGCTCGCCTTCACCCTCGGTCCTGCCGCCGGCGGGTCGCTCGTCGCGTTCCTCGGACCGATGACGGCGCTGGTGGTCAACGCCCTCTGTTTCGGACTGGGTTCGGTCGTCATCTCGCTGGTTGTTCCGCGGAGCATCGGCCGCACCGCCGAGGTGCCGGGTCATGGCCCGGATGCCCCCGGCTACTGGCAACGCCTCGGCGAGGGCATGCGCTTCCTTCGCCGGGACCCGCTACTGCTCACCATCACGGCGATGATCGCGGTCACCAACCTGCTGGACACCGCCTTCTCCACGGTCCTCCTCCCGGTGTGGGCCAAGGAGTCGGGCAACGGCCCGGCCGCGATCGGGCTCACCGGCACCGCCTGGGGGCTCTCGGCGGTCGCAGCCAGCCTCACCGCGGCAGGTCTGGCACACCGGCTGAACCGCCGCCTCGTCTTCTTCGCGGGCTTCACGCTCGCCGGCGCTCCGCGCTTCCTGATCCTCGCCGCCGACGTACCGATGTGGGTCGTGATCGCCGTCTTCGTCGCCAGCGGCTTCGGAGCGGGCTTCCTCAACCCCATCCTGGGAGCGATCCTCTACGAACGCATTCCGCGCCAACTGCTCGGCCGTGTCCGGGGGCTGGGCACCTCACTCGCCTGGATGGGCATTCCGCTCGGCGGCCTGGTGGCAGGAGCCGTGGTGTCCTCCGCGGGCCTCGTCCCCGCGTTGGCCGCCGCCGGCGTCGCGTACTTCCTCACCACGAACCTGACGGGACTGCGCCCGGAATGGCGCCAGATGAAGCGCCCGCCCGCAAATGCCCCAGAGGCTGGGATTCCACGGCCCAACGACCACGCGCCGACATAG
- a CDS encoding sulfotransferase family protein gives MRTGIKTLTFVVGTGRSGSTALSQVLRLHPDVLSLNELYSCIDGPPALSRQPLTGPEFWRCLREPMPVFDAMVRSGTPLPEFLYNRHPEWRYSAETTGIPAISMMPLPHLSDDPDALLDALEPEVRSWPERPAPQQWHALFGALASRIGGREAAVERSGYSLHRVGLLHELFPEARFVHLFRDGPDCALSMSRHNGYRMISLLREIIRRSGVESASDLTDDHIKQLPDDLAPLLGPQFDPALVLDREMPVPDFGTLWSDLICEGVEYLAAVPREQVTTLSYERLLDAPRQELARLADFIGVQPFAEWLEEGDEILDGTGRRGSALRLPVRVLAELRDNCVRGERALGVVGADAGAAQGS, from the coding sequence GTGCGGACGGGCATCAAGACCCTGACCTTCGTCGTCGGCACCGGGCGCAGCGGCTCGACGGCGCTGTCCCAGGTGCTGCGGCTGCACCCCGACGTGCTCAGCCTCAACGAGCTCTACTCGTGCATCGACGGCCCCCCGGCGCTGTCCCGACAGCCGCTGACGGGCCCGGAGTTCTGGCGATGTCTGCGCGAACCGATGCCGGTCTTCGACGCCATGGTCCGCAGCGGCACGCCGCTCCCGGAGTTCCTCTACAACCGGCACCCCGAATGGCGCTACTCGGCCGAGACCACGGGCATCCCCGCGATCAGCATGATGCCGCTGCCTCATCTGAGCGACGATCCGGACGCGCTCCTCGATGCCCTGGAGCCGGAGGTCCGCTCCTGGCCCGAGCGCCCCGCCCCGCAGCAGTGGCACGCCCTCTTCGGCGCGCTGGCCTCCCGGATCGGCGGGCGCGAGGCCGCCGTCGAACGCTCCGGGTACTCGCTGCACCGCGTCGGTCTGCTTCACGAACTCTTCCCCGAGGCCCGCTTCGTGCACCTCTTCCGCGACGGCCCCGACTGCGCCCTATCCATGAGCCGCCACAACGGCTACCGCATGATCTCGCTGCTCCGCGAGATCATCCGCCGCTCGGGCGTGGAGTCGGCCTCGGACCTGACCGACGACCACATCAAGCAACTCCCGGACGACCTGGCCCCGTTGCTCGGCCCGCAGTTCGACCCCGCCCTCGTCCTCGACCGCGAGATGCCGGTGCCGGACTTCGGCACGCTGTGGTCGGACCTGATCTGCGAAGGCGTGGAGTACCTCGCCGCCGTCCCGCGGGAGCAGGTCACGACGCTCTCGTACGAACGCCTCCTCGACGCACCCCGTCAGGAGCTGGCCCGGCTTGCCGACTTCATCGGGGTCCAGCCCTTTGCGGAGTGGCTGGAGGAGGGCGACGAGATCCTCGACGGCACGGGCCGGCGCGGCTCGGCGCTGCGCCTGCCCGTGCGGGTTCTCGCGGAGCTGCGTGACAACTGTGTGCGGGGAGAGCGTGCGTTGGGCGTGGTCGGCGCGGATGCGGGTGCTGCGCAAGGGAGTTGA
- a CDS encoding IclR family transcriptional regulator — MTAPPGDDMLSRGLRLMTVLADNPSGLGVSAAARTAGLPVSSAHRLLGRLAAERFVAYDEDTRRYALGVRVLEFSRGFQRSPAGYSAAAAPMRRLAARTGLPAIAGILDGSEVLIVLSAQGTQHLQLRSAEGTRNPWHATSMGQALASVLPDEELAALLAADLPSPTAHTVTDPAVLREEVARVRERGWAEVDEENEVGVRSVATVVPDLDGGLRPRLAISLGATVVLTTWDELHGHVPALRACAEEIASLMG; from the coding sequence GTGACCGCACCGCCCGGCGACGACATGCTCAGCCGGGGCCTGCGGCTGATGACCGTACTGGCCGACAACCCGTCAGGGCTGGGCGTCAGTGCGGCGGCACGCACGGCCGGTCTTCCCGTCAGCAGCGCGCACCGGCTTCTCGGGCGGCTGGCCGCCGAACGCTTCGTCGCCTACGACGAGGACACCCGCCGGTACGCCCTCGGCGTGCGCGTCCTGGAGTTCTCGCGGGGCTTCCAGCGCTCCCCCGCCGGCTATTCGGCCGCGGCCGCACCGATGCGCCGCCTCGCCGCCCGTACGGGACTTCCCGCGATCGCGGGGATCCTCGACGGCAGCGAGGTGCTCATCGTGCTCAGCGCGCAGGGCACGCAGCATCTCCAGCTGCGCAGCGCCGAGGGCACGCGCAACCCGTGGCACGCCACCTCCATGGGTCAGGCGCTCGCCTCGGTGCTCCCCGACGAGGAGCTGGCGGCACTCCTCGCTGCCGACCTGCCCTCCCCCACCGCGCACACCGTCACCGACCCGGCGGTGCTGCGTGAGGAAGTCGCACGTGTACGGGAGCGCGGATGGGCCGAGGTCGACGAGGAGAACGAGGTCGGCGTCCGCTCCGTCGCCACCGTCGTGCCGGATCTCGACGGGGGGCTGCGTCCCCGTCTGGCGATCTCGCTCGGCGCCACCGTCGTGCTCACCACGTGGGACGAACTCCACGGCCACGTACCGGCGTTGCGCGCCTGCGCGGAGGAGATCGCCTCTCTCATGGGCTGA
- a CDS encoding MFS transporter gives MTAASSSRTASGGFWSSTRARYLMPIAFITYSLAYLDRSNYAIASAGGMADELNLSAGTDSLIAASFFLGYFFFQIPGTIYAEQRSVRRMVAGSTIAWGVLATAQGLLSSPGQLIPVRFALGVVEGAVLPALVVLLSRWFTKRERGRANSLLILGNPITVMWLSVLSGWLIEISDWRMMFIVEGVPSIIWGVLCIRFIKDRPAEAKWLPRAEHDQLRKDLADEQRAAAEAPGSAVTATEVSAGTPDSPAAGSDPGAHATTADAPRATAADYKKVLRSRAVVVLAAQYFFWSFGMYGFIFWLPSIVKQASGEGIGATGLISAIPYAFAVVAMMLNSRLSDRNGRRRIAVWPWLGTGALALLGSYFAGSNFPLALTLLTVAGLCMYAPYGPYFAFVSELAPAGVAGAAVAAVNSFGALGSFAGTYLVGWVRGTPLGDAGAFGFMAVCTMISAALMFGVREPRVTPGDTGTVSGDPHATAGTARSSGGRD, from the coding sequence ATGACGGCAGCGTCTTCCTCCCGCACCGCCAGCGGCGGCTTCTGGTCATCCACCCGCGCCCGGTACCTGATGCCGATCGCGTTCATCACGTACTCGCTCGCCTACCTCGACAGGTCCAACTACGCGATCGCCTCGGCGGGCGGCATGGCCGATGAGCTGAACCTCTCCGCCGGGACCGACTCCCTCATCGCGGCCTCGTTCTTCCTCGGCTACTTCTTCTTCCAGATCCCCGGGACGATCTACGCCGAGCAGCGCAGCGTGCGACGGATGGTCGCCGGTTCGACGATCGCGTGGGGCGTGCTCGCGACGGCGCAGGGCCTGCTCAGCAGCCCGGGCCAGCTGATCCCGGTGCGCTTCGCGCTCGGCGTCGTCGAGGGGGCGGTCCTGCCGGCGCTGGTGGTGCTGCTGAGCCGCTGGTTCACCAAGCGTGAGCGCGGCCGCGCCAACTCCCTGCTGATCCTGGGCAATCCGATCACCGTGATGTGGCTGTCCGTGCTCTCCGGATGGCTCATCGAGATCTCCGACTGGCGGATGATGTTCATCGTCGAGGGCGTGCCCTCGATCATCTGGGGCGTGCTGTGCATCCGCTTCATCAAGGACCGCCCGGCCGAGGCCAAGTGGCTGCCCCGGGCGGAGCACGACCAGCTGCGCAAGGACCTCGCCGACGAGCAGCGCGCCGCAGCCGAGGCGCCGGGTTCTGCCGTGACAGCCACCGAGGTCAGCGCGGGCACCCCCGACTCACCCGCAGCCGGGTCGGACCCCGGCGCTCACGCCACCACCGCCGACGCGCCGCGCGCCACCGCCGCGGACTACAAGAAGGTGCTGCGCTCCCGCGCCGTGGTCGTGCTCGCCGCCCAGTACTTCTTCTGGTCGTTCGGCATGTACGGCTTCATCTTCTGGCTGCCGTCGATCGTGAAGCAGGCCTCGGGCGAAGGCATCGGCGCGACCGGTCTGATCTCCGCGATCCCTTATGCGTTCGCGGTCGTGGCGATGATGCTCAACTCCCGACTGTCCGACCGCAACGGACGCCGCCGCATCGCCGTGTGGCCGTGGCTGGGCACGGGGGCGCTGGCGCTGCTGGGCTCCTACTTCGCCGGTTCGAACTTCCCGCTCGCCCTTACGCTGCTCACCGTCGCGGGCCTGTGCATGTACGCGCCCTACGGCCCGTACTTCGCCTTCGTCTCCGAGCTGGCGCCGGCCGGTGTCGCGGGCGCGGCCGTCGCCGCCGTCAACTCCTTCGGTGCGCTCGGGTCGTTCGCGGGCACGTATCTCGTGGGCTGGGTGCGCGGTACTCCGCTGGGTGATGCCGGTGCCTTCGGCTTCATGGCGGTGTGCACGATGATCTCCGCGGCGCTGATGTTCGGAGTCCGGGAACCGCGGGTCACCCCGGGTGATACCGGTACGGTGAGCGGGGATCCGCACGCGACCGCCGGTACGGCACGGAGCAGTGGCGGACGCGACTGA
- a CDS encoding 2-hydroxyacid dehydrogenase, producing MPETTDPAVHVLLPWNGLDERHGPWPSNVRVHVWDGHTPEDELPADALESTGLWVMPYAVPGAERLLPRLPAVRAVQSLSAGVEKLLPVMPEGAKLYNGRGLHDASTAEHALGLILAAQRDLPRWVADQQAGRWEPHFTRSLAGSRVAVIGYGSIGEALERRLLACEAEVVRVARRSRPEEDVHPVTALPDLLPEVDIVVLVLPETPATSGMFGADELAALPDGALVVNVGRGRTLETGALLEEVRRGRLRAALDVTDPEPLPGDHPLRGQPGVLITPHVAGGSATFRPRAERLVVEQVRRYAAGEPLVNAFPRP from the coding sequence ATGCCCGAGACCACCGATCCCGCAGTCCACGTGCTCCTGCCCTGGAACGGACTCGACGAGCGTCACGGACCGTGGCCCTCGAACGTCCGCGTGCACGTATGGGACGGGCACACGCCCGAGGACGAACTGCCCGCGGACGCGCTGGAGTCGACGGGGCTGTGGGTGATGCCGTACGCGGTGCCGGGCGCCGAGCGGCTGCTCCCGCGGCTCCCGGCCGTACGGGCCGTGCAGTCGCTCAGCGCCGGCGTCGAGAAGCTGCTGCCGGTGATGCCCGAGGGCGCGAAGCTGTACAACGGCCGGGGCCTGCACGACGCCAGCACCGCCGAGCACGCGCTCGGCCTGATCCTCGCAGCGCAGCGTGATCTTCCGCGCTGGGTCGCGGACCAGCAGGCCGGACGCTGGGAACCGCACTTCACACGCTCGCTCGCCGGGTCGCGCGTCGCCGTCATCGGCTACGGATCGATCGGGGAGGCGCTGGAGCGGAGGCTGCTGGCGTGCGAGGCGGAGGTCGTGCGCGTGGCCCGGCGGTCCAGGCCCGAGGAGGACGTGCACCCGGTGACCGCCCTGCCGGACCTGCTGCCGGAGGTGGACATCGTGGTGCTCGTGCTGCCCGAAACCCCAGCCACGTCAGGCATGTTCGGGGCGGACGAGCTCGCCGCGCTGCCCGACGGAGCGCTCGTCGTCAACGTGGGACGAGGCCGCACGCTGGAGACCGGCGCGCTGCTCGAAGAGGTCCGGCGTGGACGGCTGCGCGCGGCCCTCGACGTCACCGACCCCGAGCCGCTGCCGGGCGACCATCCGCTGCGGGGTCAGCCCGGGGTGCTGATCACGCCGCACGTGGCGGGCGGCTCCGCCACGTTCCGGCCGCGCGCCGAGCGGCTCGTCGTGGAGCAGGTCCGCCGCTATGCCGCGGGAGAGCCCCTCGTCAACGCCTTCCCGCGCCCCTGA
- a CDS encoding class I SAM-dependent methyltransferase has product MPFDHNDHYHRLLSRHIPRNGGTALDVGCGTGRFARRLARLGMEVDAIDPSEEVIAKARAPCPPNGAVRSPRYRRADIMALELPRGHYDFISCLASIHHVPFGTVSALRDALAPGGVLLILGCYREETWLDLLWSLAAVPVNAVARLAVWAGDRLRPASAPAGRGRMKPPVKQPGMPLSQVRSEAAVLLTGCRIRRLLFWRYLLVFRNGG; this is encoded by the coding sequence GTGCCCTTCGACCACAACGACCACTATCACCGGCTGCTGTCGCGTCACATTCCGCGAAACGGCGGTACGGCACTGGACGTGGGCTGCGGAACGGGCCGGTTCGCACGGCGGCTCGCCCGGCTCGGGATGGAGGTCGACGCGATCGACCCCTCCGAAGAGGTGATCGCGAAGGCCCGTGCCCCGTGCCCGCCGAACGGGGCCGTACGCAGCCCGCGCTATCGGCGGGCGGACATCATGGCTCTCGAATTGCCCCGCGGGCACTACGACTTCATCTCTTGCCTCGCCAGCATCCACCATGTGCCGTTCGGCACGGTCTCCGCGCTGCGGGACGCGCTCGCACCCGGCGGTGTTTTGCTCATCCTCGGCTGCTACCGGGAGGAGACATGGCTCGACCTTCTCTGGAGCCTGGCCGCCGTCCCGGTCAACGCCGTTGCCAGGCTTGCGGTTTGGGCAGGGGACAGGCTGCGTCCCGCCTCCGCGCCCGCGGGCCGGGGCCGGATGAAGCCCCCGGTGAAGCAGCCTGGGATGCCGCTGTCCCAGGTCCGGTCGGAAGCGGCCGTCCTGCTGACCGGCTGCCGCATCCGCAGGCTGCTCTTCTGGCGCTATCTGCTCGTCTTCCGCAACGGCGGATGA
- a CDS encoding SgcJ/EcaC family oxidoreductase has translation MNSTDRDAIDTLVESLVAAFNRHEARGFAAGFTESASFVDVLGRRMAGRQGIEAGHRFPFGGPLAEAVLTVEKRTDTVVHPDVAVVDLAWRTRGGRGGDGRAVGERVGLLSLTTVRSGSRWQIALGHNVDYTNAFDRTTDSPDRADASRTPGTPGEVVVTGSSETSS, from the coding sequence ATGAATTCGACCGACCGCGATGCCATCGACACGCTCGTCGAGAGCCTGGTTGCCGCATTCAACCGACATGAAGCGCGCGGCTTCGCCGCCGGCTTCACCGAATCCGCATCCTTCGTGGACGTCCTCGGCCGGCGAATGGCGGGACGCCAGGGCATCGAAGCCGGCCACCGGTTCCCCTTCGGTGGCCCGCTCGCCGAGGCCGTCCTGACCGTCGAGAAGCGAACCGACACCGTCGTCCACCCCGATGTCGCAGTGGTGGACCTGGCCTGGCGAACCCGCGGCGGACGTGGCGGCGACGGCCGCGCGGTCGGCGAACGCGTCGGGCTTCTCTCGCTGACCACGGTACGCAGCGGCAGCCGTTGGCAGATCGCACTCGGCCACAACGTGGACTACACCAACGCGTTCGACCGGACGACCGACAGCCCCGATCGAGCCGACGCGTCACGAACACCTGGCACGCCCGGCGAGGTCGTTGTCACCGGGAGCTCAGAGACGTCGTCGTGA
- a CDS encoding antibiotic biosynthesis monooxygenase family protein: MIDITDPSVGMVQLVTFTVEPAHQQEIAATIVDRVEQTVARRPGFVSATYHLSLDGTEIMNYAQWASKDAFDAFAEDPASQDLRSAFADLDGVVSLAGSSWQVYRAVTPAATR, encoded by the coding sequence ATGATCGACATCACCGATCCGTCCGTCGGGATGGTCCAGTTGGTGACGTTCACCGTCGAACCGGCCCACCAGCAGGAGATCGCGGCCACCATCGTCGACCGGGTCGAACAGACGGTCGCGCGCCGTCCCGGCTTCGTCTCGGCGACCTACCACTTGTCCCTCGATGGCACCGAGATCATGAATTACGCCCAGTGGGCGAGCAAGGACGCGTTCGACGCGTTCGCCGAGGACCCGGCATCGCAGGACCTGCGGTCGGCATTCGCCGATCTCGACGGTGTGGTCTCGCTCGCCGGGAGTTCATGGCAGGTCTACCGCGCCGTGACACCGGCCGCCACCCGGTGA
- a CDS encoding MarR family winged helix-turn-helix transcriptional regulator has translation MLQEPSKGEPFDVRPDEHLTYLMAKVEHLLERQIDKAVGQVGLTLRQFSALAHIARRPSLSSSDLARALLITPQAVNTLVTRLLAADLIDKAPTPPRQPLVLTLTDAGLDALRRAEPLATAAEAAALECLEPEEVATTGAVLLRLLERLSDSNDEGSR, from the coding sequence ATGTTGCAAGAACCGTCCAAGGGTGAGCCTTTCGACGTTCGTCCCGACGAGCACTTGACCTACCTGATGGCCAAAGTCGAGCACCTGCTCGAGCGCCAAATCGACAAGGCCGTCGGCCAGGTCGGGCTGACCCTGCGCCAGTTCAGCGCCCTGGCCCACATCGCGCGCCGACCCTCGCTGAGCAGCAGCGACCTCGCCCGAGCCCTGCTCATCACCCCGCAAGCGGTGAACACCCTCGTAACGCGACTTCTCGCCGCAGATCTGATCGACAAGGCACCCACCCCGCCGCGTCAGCCTCTCGTTCTGACACTGACCGACGCCGGTCTCGACGCCTTGCGACGTGCGGAGCCGCTGGCCACCGCTGCCGAAGCCGCGGCACTCGAATGCCTCGAACCGGAGGAGGTCGCGACCACCGGCGCTGTCCTGCTCCGGCTGCTCGAGCGCCTCAGCGACAGCAACGACGAAGGCTCGCGATGA
- a CDS encoding 6-phospho-beta-glucosidase, which translates to MRLTVLGGGGFRVPLVHRALLEDEGDDAGRITELVLHDTDSDRLGAITTVLSHQAEQARQQPEWDARGRGPAPAVRATTDLDEALRGADFVFSAIRVGGLEGRALDERTPLAEGVLGQETVGAGGVLYGLRTLPVAVRIAERVAELAPGAWVINFTNPAGMVTEAMSRVFRERGLGERVIGICDSPVGLCRRAARAMGADPDRADYDYVGLNHLGWLRRVVVDGKDRLPGLLADEALLESFEEGKLFGAGWLQALGALPNEYLHYYYFNREAVASIKGSRATRGEFLREQQSRFYEESCPGRAAGPAEAYEAWDRTRREREETYMAESREATGGWERDSCDLEGGGYDRVALALMRAVSRNERTTLILNVPNRTAVPGLDAEAVVEVPCLVDAGGARPLSAGPVAPDQLGLMLQLKAVERSAIEAAESGSRAAALRAVALHPLVDSVRVAERILDAAGGF; encoded by the coding sequence ATGAGGCTGACGGTGCTGGGCGGCGGCGGATTCCGGGTGCCGCTGGTGCACCGGGCGCTGCTGGAGGACGAGGGCGACGACGCGGGACGCATCACCGAACTCGTGCTCCACGACACCGACTCGGACCGCTTGGGCGCGATCACGACCGTCCTCTCCCACCAGGCGGAACAGGCGCGGCAGCAGCCGGAGTGGGATGCGCGCGGACGGGGCCCGGCGCCCGCCGTGCGCGCCACCACGGACCTCGACGAGGCGCTGCGCGGCGCCGACTTCGTCTTCTCCGCCATCCGCGTCGGCGGCCTGGAGGGCCGCGCACTCGACGAACGCACACCGCTCGCCGAGGGAGTGCTGGGACAGGAGACGGTGGGCGCCGGCGGCGTCCTGTACGGACTGCGAACGCTGCCCGTCGCCGTGCGCATCGCCGAACGCGTCGCCGAACTCGCCCCCGGCGCCTGGGTCATCAACTTCACGAACCCCGCCGGCATGGTCACCGAGGCCATGAGCCGTGTCTTCCGCGAACGGGGCCTGGGCGAGCGGGTGATCGGCATCTGCGACTCCCCTGTCGGCCTGTGCCGCCGGGCTGCCCGCGCCATGGGAGCGGACCCCGACCGCGCGGACTACGACTACGTGGGTCTCAACCACCTCGGCTGGCTCCGCCGCGTCGTCGTGGACGGGAAGGACCGCCTGCCCGGGCTCCTCGCGGACGAGGCGCTGCTGGAGTCCTTCGAGGAGGGGAAGCTCTTCGGCGCCGGATGGCTGCAGGCCCTGGGCGCGCTGCCCAACGAGTATCTGCACTACTACTACTTCAACCGCGAGGCCGTCGCCTCGATCAAGGGTTCGCGGGCCACCCGCGGGGAGTTCCTGCGCGAGCAGCAGTCCCGCTTCTACGAGGAGTCGTGCCCCGGGCGTGCCGCCGGGCCGGCCGAGGCGTACGAGGCCTGGGACCGTACGCGCCGGGAGCGCGAGGAGACCTACATGGCCGAGAGCCGTGAGGCGACCGGCGGCTGGGAGCGTGACAGCTGCGACCTCGAGGGCGGCGGCTACGACCGCGTCGCCCTCGCCCTGATGCGTGCGGTCTCCCGCAACGAACGCACCACGCTGATCCTCAACGTGCCCAACCGCACGGCCGTTCCGGGACTGGACGCGGAGGCCGTCGTGGAGGTGCCGTGTCTGGTCGACGCCGGCGGCGCACGGCCCCTCTCGGCGGGGCCCGTCGCGCCGGATCAACTGGGCCTGATGCTCCAGCTCAAGGCGGTGGAACGATCGGCGATCGAGGCGGCGGAAAGCGGCTCACGTGCTGCGGCGCTGCGGGCGGTGGCGCTGCATCCGCTGGTGGATTCGGTACGGGTCGCCGAGCGGATCCTCGACGCGGCGGGCGGCTTCTGA